The Scleropages formosus chromosome 3, fSclFor1.1, whole genome shotgun sequence genome contains the following window.
GTGTCCCCAATACCAATTTCACAGCAGTCAAAGATGTGACTATTAGCAAATATATATTGCTGAGCAGGGTCCCTAAAGTGATTATTAGTGAAATTGGCCCATAAATGGCACAATAACTATTGTTCTACAAACCATTGTGGTGATATCAGATTGGAAACACCTACCTCGCTGAAGTTGGCAGCATTGATCTTGGCTTGCATGAGCTCCGGCCGCTCCGCCGTCATTGTGTAGTTGTGCCTGGCGTTCTCACCCGCCTCCTTGTACAGCCGCTGCAGATGTTGGACAACAATGGACCCGGTTATGAAAACATCTTTGAGTTTCTTAAATTAAAAGACTAGAGGCCAGAGTCTGTTGCCGTTGCAGAAGGTGCTGGGAGTCTGCAGAGGGCGGTGAGGAATAAGCATCTTACCTCATTGGTGACCTTGCTGCTGAACTTGGCGTGAACGATGTCTGGAGAATCGGCGATGGAGGTGTGCTTGAACGAGTACGGCTGCTGTCGGTATTTTTTCTAATGTACAGAAAGAAAAGCAGGTTGGAGAGGGAGTCAACCACAAAAATTTCCCATCCCACAAATGGTTCTCTGGTAGAGGAGCAGGATTTGCACTGTTACAATGATTCCTCACTGGAAGATGTTCTCAATAACTGGTTATAATCTGACAGAAAATCAGAGGTGGaaagagaggaaggaggagcagACTCGCCTCGCTGATGAGGTCCGTGGCCCGCTTCGACCCTTCGATTTGAACCGCTCCAGTGCTGATCCAGGCTGCCCCCCGCAGAAAGTTCAGATCCGACCTGTAGAGTTTCTGTGGGAAGCAGGACACAAGCTTTTGAGTCTCATTCCCATCTATCCCACTGTACCATTAAATATCAAACATACAGTCCATACCATAGTTCATATAaccaaccccaaccctaaccagGGCCAATGAAACCCAATGACGGTCATCAAAATCAAGTAAATGTGATATTACATGCAGCAATCTATTAAATGTAGGAGTAAATCATGTTCAAATCAGTGAAGTATAACGATAACAGCAGGACATGCTGAGGCCACCTCGCTCTGCAGGTTGTAGGCCTTCTTTGCAGCCTGGAGCTTGAGGTCATCAGGCAGGGATGTGTAACTGTGCAGCGCTAGCCTGTAGTCCTGATCGCTGACCAGTGCCTGAGCCTTCCTAGCGTGGGTCACCTCTAGCATGTCCATGGACAGGTGAAACTTGGAGCGTTCTTTCAGCGAGTCCTTCTTGTACTGGATCTGTGGAAGAAGAGTCATGAGTGTACATGTGAGATGATGGCCAGCAATCGAGTCATAAACTTTGAACCAAACCAAAGGTGGAAGCAATTCAGTCCCAGAAGAATTTAAATCAAGGTCAAACCAACAAGAGGCACCACTAGGGtcactgtgtaaataaaagaCACACTATGCCAAAATAAATAAGAGCAGACTCAACCAGATTTAAATTAAGCTGGACCTTGATTCTGCTCCTTTTAAACCTGTTTCAAAGTGTATTTGAAGAATCGGCTCATTGGGTTTCTGATCTGCAGCTGGCTTTACTCACATTGCTCTGCAGCTGGCCGGCGTGGATGTAGTGGGAGATGTTTATATCGTCTTCCAATCCTTTCAGTCCGATCATGCGGCCTTTCATCTTCTCAAATTCCTCCTTGTACTTGTGCTAAAAAACGAAATAGTGGGGAAGTTAGAAAGAGTAGACTGTGTAATAGCAAAAGTAGAATCCGTTTTGGGAGCTGCTGGGGAAGAACATGGCACAACCAGGTCCTGAGAGGTCATAAGTCCCTATTAAAGTCCAGGTTGTCTGtttaataaacacagtaaaattaaaaaatggtgACACACTTTAGACATTTCTTGATATCTCTTGTTTTATGGTAGTCACATCCATTTCCTCAGGAGGAAGGTTCTGGAAACATACTCACATCGCTGAGAATTTCTGTTGAGATCTTCGCCGCTTGGAAGGGTATAGCATCCAGGCGTAGCCTGTAGCCAGAATCCCGAAGTTTGGTCCAGGACTCCTTGTACCGTGTCTGTACACATAAGATAGTGTGCAAGCAGAGGATAATGGTAAATCAGTGACATTAAagtcttcatttcattcataCGAAAAGAATGAAACCACATTCATTTTCTGTATCCACCAATAAAACTGGGCTGTCATTTTCCACCAATGAAATAACACTACTTTCGCATATCTGTCAATAAAACTACACAATTCATTATTCACCAATTAAATCATATTAGTTTTCTGTATCCACCAATGAGATCGCACTAATTTCCTTTCCCACCAATGAAATCACACTAGTTTTCATTGTCCACCAATGAATTCAAATAATTCCGCTTTTCTCTGTTAAACTGCTCATTTTCATTGTTCACCAATGAAACCATACAACTTTTATGTTTCCACTGATAACACtgccctttttttctttatccacAAGTGAAACCACACAACTTTTTGTTTCGACCAATGAAACCGCACTAATTTTCAAAGTCCACCAATGAAATTATATGTATCCTCTCTATCCGCCAACGAAACCACAGCACTTTGCTGTATCCACCAGTGGAGGCGCACTTCCTGCCAGCATCTGCCGCTCACCTCGCTCAGGTTCATGGCGTTGATCTTGGCCTGCACATGTTCGGGGAGGTCGCCGGTCAGGGTGTAGCGGTGcttcatgttctccccctgcTCCCGATACAGTCTCTAAAGCAAGAGCGCCCCCTTCAGGCACCATGACACAGCACACTTCACTGCAGCATAGTGTGTTGTGTTGGCTGTGCTTGTTTTTAACACtgtggctggtgtgtgtgtgtgtgtgtgtgtgtgtgtgtgtgtgtgtgtgtgtccttctaCAGccaaacacgtgtgtgtgtgtgtgagtgatcaGTCTGTTGTGCTCACATCGATGGCCTGCTTGTTGCTGATCTTGGCCTGGACCATCTCTGGGGTGTCCTCAACACTGGTGAACTTCAGTGAGCTCACCTGCTGACggtattttttctggaaaaacaaagaaagaaaagaaacaaacaagcacGTCAATAGAACCTGTCACAAGCTCTGTATGGTTTGCGCAGCTGAAATTTTTGCTACTCAAGAGCTTCCCCTGCTGGAACACCTTGACACACCTTTGCGGCTGTCATGACCCCAAacctttttttaacaaacacacacagactgtcaataaccgcttgttccgggggggggggtcgtggcgagccggagccttacccggcaacacagggcgcaaggctgcagagggaggggacacacccaggacgggacgccagtccatcacaagacacaccaagcgggactcgaaccccagacccactacataGCAAGACCCAGCCGAACACTGTACCATCGCACCCTCATTACAGATAtaattatgtataaatattatgcaatgtacttaatattatatatattaaacataatgttaaataaattgtataatatttctataaacattttatataattcTATATACAagcaatatataaaataatgttatatGTCTATATACAGTCTTGGTAAGTAAACACATCACAACTATTACACTAACATTTCATCAAAGCTATTTATtaactgcgtgtgtgtgtgtgtgtgtgtgtgtgtgtgtgtgtgtgtgagagatatatTACAGGGCTCTGCAACACTACCACTATATGAACGTGTTGGCTGTCATGTTAAATGTCCTGCTGCTAGATTGACCGCTGCCCACAGCACCTGCGGCGCTTATGAAGGTGTGTGTTCGTGGGCTGCTGCACTCTGCCCAGTGACCCTAACTTGGCGGCACTCAGTAATTTTCTCTGTGGGCCTCGAGACACCAAAGCAGGAGAGCATTTCTCAGGAAATGTAACCTGACAGCATGTGACCGTCTATTTCGAGCCATCTATTTAAACCCAGAGGAGATGATTAGCAGGGAGACTGGGAAGAAAAAACTGAGTGTGTGGGGGATTATTAGTACACGGACACATTTCTGATGTGACTTTCATATGGTTGAAATGTGGCTGAAAGTTCAGCATCTgaggaagatttttttaaaaaaaaaaaaaagctgcaaagatGGTTAAAGCTGCTCTCTTAATTCAGCCACACTGGATTTTAAAAAGGGTCCTCTATCGACATGCTGGACAGGAGCTGTGGCTGCTTGGAGTAAAAATCGTGGTTTCAGGTGCGTTAACTGTTGAGATGCCTTAACCACCTTTGAAGGGCTTTAAAGGTTGAGGTTTCTTTCCCATTGATGGGCACTCACCTCGCTGACCAGGTCTCCTGCCTTCTTGGCCTGTTCCACATCCAGCGATCCCGCTGTGGCCCAGCCCACCCCCTTCATCCAGTTCAGGTCCGACCTGTAGAGTTTCTGAAAGGACACATTGAGCCAGTCAATATCATCAACTTTTCACtgtcatatttttcttcatctgaggtttttttGAAAGTGCCATTTGAAAACcatggggtgcagtggcacagcaggtttggtctgttcctgctctctggtgggtctggggttcgagtcctgcttggggtgccttgtgatggactggcgtcccatcctgagtgtgtcccatccccctccagccttgtgccctgtgttgctaggttaggctccagcttgccgcaacccccacttgggacaagcagtatcacatagtgtgtgtttaaaaactgGCATCACTATCATAGCCATATGAAGCTCATATAGATGCACTTCCTTCACTTTTGCTGTATGACATTTCACTGATGTGCTCTGCTCTACTCAAAGGTGCAAAAGAAGTTCCCTCTAGAGATCTCAAGATTGAGCCCGTGGATCTCCACTGGGGGGTGCTGTGCCATGTGATGTGAGGGACTCACATCACTCTGAAGGACGTAGGCCTTCCTGGCCCAGGTCACGGCGAGGTCCGTGGGCAGGGTGGTGTACTGGTGCAGCACGCTGCGGTACCGCGTGTCCGTGGCCAGGTCCTGTGCCTTGCGTGCATGGGTCAGCGCCAGCATGTCCAGGGATGCACTGTACCGGGCCTTGCCGTCCTCGTACCCCCGTCTGTACTCGCGATCGCTCTGCAGGCGCGATGCCTGGGTGGAGTGCGCCAGCTGGGCATCGTCCCGAACCCCCTTGACCCCGATCATCTTGCCCTTCATCTTCTCATACTCCTGCTTGTACTTTACCTGGTGGAGGAGACAGTGCTGGTGTTTGAGAGAACGCCACCCTCTGGACACCAAGGTGTTGAGTATGTAAATAATGCGCAGAATGACCCTGAAGCCAGGCAGCAGTGTGAGTGAAGCCCCCTCCTCCTGGTAGAGCTCTTCAACTCCCCATATCACGATGTGCTCTTTATTCCCATCGCGTATGAGTCGTACCGGAGCTGTTCACCCACAATACGCCTCTCTAATGGACCTCATTGTCTCCTATCTCTAGGATGCGTTCATTACCTGGCGTCTCTCTAATGCATGCGGCAAAGTGGCCTCTCTGTAATGgctttcacagttttttttcctctttcatgcATTTTCACTCTATGGTGTCTCTTTAGCCACATGCGGGTCAGCACTTGAGCTGAAACAGAAGGACATCTCTGCCTGAACACTGAACTGTGACCagcaggtcacaggtttgaatccccaacTCACATCACTTGCTAAATCCCGCTTCGCTTTGGCTGTGACAAAGGAGACAGCATCCAGGCGCAGCTCAAAGCCCTTGTccctctgcttctcccagcTGCTGCGGTACACTTTCTGCAGGATAAGCAAACATGGGACACACAATTAGTTCCTTTCTTCAGTAGATACCACAGAAGCTACCATGATCACACTCCTGAAGGGTTCTTCCTTGATCCAGCAGAGTGTAGAGGAGTTGCCATGACTGATGTCCCTACACTGTTGTGAGAAGGTTGCAGGAACACTGTGGTCCTCACCTCACTGAGGAGCTCCGCGTTGGCCTTGGCCTGCAGGAAGAGTGGCTCGTCCTTGCTCATGGAGTATTGGTGGAGAGTCTGCGCCGTGTTGGCCTTGTACGCCAACTTGGGGAAAAGAGTGGGTCAATGGTCAAACACGAGGGACACGTTGTACCAGCATGCAGAAGAAGGCTGGAATGAGATCACGGTGATGTGGAAACGGTGCTGTCTGTATCAGCCACACATGTTGACCAGTAGGCCTGCGAAGACCAAGAATCCTTTTCTAGACCATGATCATGGGCTTCGGCCAGTGTGTGGCACCTCACCCCACTCTGAAGCTCCTGACTCTTCTTCGCATGCTTCAAGGAGAGAGTGTCTGCCACCTGGGTAAACTTGATCTTGTCCACCTTCTGACGGTACTTGTTCTAGCAAGGagagatcaaaaaaaaaaaaaaaaaaaaaacctgtgagCAGGATCGGAGTATAGTCATATGACAGCAACAGGACCAGCATATGGTCCACTGGAATCAGAGCAGCATGGTCATATCtacctccctctccctctctctctctctctctctctctctctctctctcacctcaCTTGCCAGCTCTACAGCCTTCTTGGCCTGCTTCACCTCCATGCACCCATCAGCCTCCCAGCCAACCCCTTTCATCCAGTTCAGATCGGACCGGTACAGGTTCTGAATGGGGGAAGGGAGATTGAAAGACAGCTTAGAACTTTAAAACACTATTGTCATAAAGTAGAGAGCGTTACAGTATCTACAGTGCCAGGGTACTATAGTACCTCCTCATACAGTGTAGTGCATTACAGAGTATTTTATACTCAGTCAAATTGCACCCTCATCCCgctaaatattaatttcacCCAGAATCTTAATCTCTCGGTGTTAATGACCTGCAGACTCACATGCCTGTTCTCCACCTTACCTCACTCTGCAGGTTGTAGGCCTTCTTAGCCCACTGCACCTTCATGTCGTCGGGTAGCACCGTATACTCGTGGAGTTTCTTCCTGTAGTCCAGGTCGCTCGCTAGGGCCTGGGCCTTCTTGGCCTGGTTCAGGTGCACCATGTCCAGGGGCAGGTGGAACTTGCTTTGTGTCTTCTTGGAGTCCTTCTTGTAGGCAATCTGACACAGAAGGAGTGTATGCAGCATGGTGTTACACCATGATACTCATTACGAAAGAACTTAGTAGCACATTCCTAGCAGCGGGTGAGGTTTCTTAGCTCATAATCTGCTGTATGAGTCCATCTTAACCCGAAAAGCTCACCTCACTGCTCATCTTGGCCACTTTCAGCGAATGCAGCGTCTTTGAGTCGCTCACATTGACTCCTACGGCCTTGTCCTTGTTCTTCACGAATGACTCTTTGTACTTGATCTGATTGAGAAGCCCAGATTAGACCACAGAACATCGATACGTGAATCCATCTAACAGTACAGCAAACTTGTTTACATATGTGCTTGGAAAATCTTCTGTCTTTAAAGCCCAGTAAAGAGATGTAATGCTAATGATGCTAATGGTGCTAATAGTGCTAATGATGTTGCTCCTAAACTGGTCACTGCTCTTTGGAGGTGATGAACTATATTTTAATACAGCAGGATTCTCAGTCACCCTGGACAGGCCTGTccgtgaaataaaaaaaagaatggagGGCAAACTGGGAGCCATGCGTGGATGTGCACTCTCACATCGCTAGCCAGATCCCTGGATGCTTTTGCAGCTCGGACAGTCAGCGTGTCGACGCCAATGTCACACGCCTTGGACTTTGTCTTCTCCCAGTTCTCCTTGTACTTGATCTGCATTGAGTTGAGAGGCAGGGGGCTGCAGTTCACGTGCTAAGACATTTCAGGCTGTTGCGGTATACGGGTTCATAAGATGAGTTATTTCCTTACGTCACTATACAGCTCTGCGTTGGCCTTAGCAGTCCTGATCTGGGGGAGGTCCTGAGGCAGCGTGTACTGGGTCTTGGTCTTTTCATAGTCGGCCCGGTAACTCAGCTGAGGGATGAACGATGGGAAGTGTCAGTGTACTCTTAGTATACCGTCGGCATACCATTAGCATAGGCTACTGATAGCTTACTGTTTCAGATGCCACCATTGAATACTGCAAGTAACAACTGGTCTGATTCTCCCATACCTCACTTGGACATCCCTTCACTGCGAAATTTTTCCATCATGAAACCCTATACCTGATTGAGAGCTATTTCTGGCCATTTGTGGTCAGGTCTTTGTGAGCCGATGTAAGGCACCACGCTACGTACcttaatatttattgaaaaatgtgttgtattCGTATGTACGTACAAATGATGCCTAATGTGTGTCTATACATCTGATAAACTAGTCTGCTAATAATAGTGACAGTGTAAAATATTGgaatgacccgcgttactgtgttcgAGGGGGGAATGAGagttggattatgggtaaattgtaaataatgtgttataccactgggggcacttctgggggaaatgatggggtgatcGTGTTTACCAGTGGGAAGAAAGAGAGCCTGGGgagtgctaagcaggctggcttgGTAcgtaggtccttgaggaaatggggtccttgaggaaatggggtccttggaccaagagcattatttccctgtgtgctggtgttcaataaAACGTTCAAGATGAACGCtacctgtgtgtccttcttcaccccatccaaacccatgatGCTGCATCCTACAGTACGGATACAACTGTATTTCGGTTGGTTCATCAGAAGGGAGTCTACCTCCTTCTTCCGCCCCTCCAACAAGGTGCTATATTTTCCCATTCTGCTATCAAAGGGAAGCATAACTAACTCTCATATGGCAGCTCACGGCTGCTCGACAATCCCCCTTTCAATCCTGACCGCAGGTAAACAAACTCGGAGCTTAAATCAACAGCTGATCTCATCAGTGGGTAATGGTGACAGAGAATGATTATGTCAACAGATAGTGTCCTTTTTACATGGAAGCGTTCCGTTGATGGACTTATACCAGTTTGCTGTCTTTGTGAACTTACATCACTGATCTGCTGAGCGTTGATTCTGGCTTGAACGATGTCGGGAGTGTCTGTCACGGAGCTGAATTTCACCTTGTCAATGTGCTGCCTGTAATTCAC
Protein-coding sequences here:
- the nrap gene encoding nebulin-related-anchoring protein isoform X3, with the translated sequence MNVQPCARCGYVVYPAEKINCIGQNWHKACFHCEVCKMVLTANNFISHQKRPYCQVHNPKNNTFTSVYETPVNINAKKQSEAVSEIKYREEGERFMSTFHYDMRSKEVAHARSVSQLASQNAYKAEHEEQKTWFSGTVSSQEVMCMSQEQKITGDVKHSEELEQTRGKGSYPAMITPAYQQAKKASGLASNVEYKRGHEERVSKFTSVSDTPEILLAKTGGKLASEYLYTEEYEQQRGKGSFPAHFTPGYQVAKNAGEMASDVKYHQKYEREMKGKGCSEAGAAEIALARENAENFSQLAYTEEYEQRKGKGSFPAMITPAYQVAKKAHALASDLKYKKDLSKVKGSALYHTMTTEDNLALKSARKVNKLVSEVEYKKDLENTKGHSINYCETPQFKNTTNISKYTSDNKYKEKYTNHMKGHYEGCGPDRRTLHAMKVRNLASNIAYKSEYEHEKAEHGEYNYPATITPSYQTQRKLDPLKDVNYRQHIDKVKFSSVTDTPDIVQARINAQQISDLSYRADYEKTKTQYTLPQDLPQIRTAKANAELYSDIKYKENWEKTKSKACDIGVDTLTVRAAKASRDLASDIKYKESFVKNKDKAVGVNVSDSKTLHSLKVAKMSSEIAYKKDSKKTQSKFHLPLDMVHLNQAKKAQALASDLDYRKKLHEYTVLPDDMKVQWAKKAYNLQSENLYRSDLNWMKGVGWEADGCMEVKQAKKAVELASENKYRQKVDKIKFTQVADTLSLKHAKKSQELQSGLAYKANTAQTLHQYSMSKDEPLFLQAKANAELLSEKVYRSSWEKQRDKGFELRLDAVSFVTAKAKRDLASDVKYKQEYEKMKGKMIGVKGVRDDAQLAHSTQASRLQSDREYRRGYEDGKARYSASLDMLALTHARKAQDLATDTRYRSVLHQYTTLPTDLAVTWARKAYVLQSDKLYRSDLNWMKGVGWATAGSLDVEQAKKAGDLVSEKKYRQQVSSLKFTSVEDTPEMVQAKISNKQAIDRLYREQGENMKHRYTLTGDLPEHVQAKINAMNLSETRYKESWTKLRDSGYRLRLDAIPFQAAKISTEILSDHKYKEEFEKMKGRMIGLKGLEDDINISHYIHAGQLQSNIQYKKDSLKERSKFHLSMDMLEVTHARKAQALVSDQDYRLALHSYTSLPDDLKLQAAKKAYNLQSEKLYRSDLNFLRGAAWISTGAVQIEGSKRATDLISEKKYRQQPYSFKHTSIADSPDIVHAKFSSKVTNERLYKEAGENARHNYTMTAERPELMQAKINAANFSEIKYRESWHNLRAQGYKLTMQDIPFQAAKTSGGIASDYQYKHNFLKEKGKCIGARSILDDPRMLHCLQVGKLQSDKEYRKESRSASGQYHLSLDMVHLSQARKAQALASDLDYRKKLHEYTVLPDDMKVQWAKKAYNLQSEKLYRSDLNFMKGVAWMTVGTPQLESARKAGELISEKKYRQLPDSLKFTSVTDSPDIIHAKNSYLQCSETIGVAVYFC